The genomic DNA TGAAAGATGAAATATTCATATCAGAATGGGACAAAGAAAATGCACGAGGCCACTTCAGCGACAATGATCTTCCTGAAGCTCGAAATGCTATGAGTGAAGACATTTTCATCACAGACAAGACGTGTCGCGGTGACTCGCGTTATACAAAACTCGTTGCTTAATGTTCGCTTTTCGCGCCACAAACGCCGTACTCGTGTACTCGATCCAGACCGGGCGCTACCTTTCTGACGTCCGCGACCTCAAGAAAGTCCGCTGCTTAAGCTCTCtcataacgctatccactggataaatctctcaTGATACAGCGGATAacacaattggttttcctaacaCGAATTCGCTGGAGAGCGGTGATTTACTCGGTGTACATTGTTATCCATTGTTTGAACTGCGGCATGGTGGGTAAAATGTCACCGGCTCGCCTGGCTACGGGGAATTGTCCACTAACGGGAATGTAAAAACACAGAGTTTTTATGGAAATTGAAACGGTGTTTTGTGACTACGGCCGTAAGTAGAGCTATCCACCTACAAgagtgtccattaagagagctTCCATCGTGTATTTCTGCTTCACATCATCAGTCAGGTCTAGAAGCGCTGAGAGGGatacaaatcaaaatactgaTTATGGGATGAGTTTGGCCACAGGAATGGCCCTTTATTTATATAACTAAAGAATATTAGCTGAGAAAACCCTGAAAGAAGCCAGTAAAGCTGATATCAGTACTGTAAACCTTAAATGTAGTTGACAAACCTTAATTCTTAACTTAATTCTGACTACttatttttttcagacttttccAACAAACCCTCGTTTGTTATATCAAACTTTCAGaatataaaaattatattttggtGCAGCTCTAAAAACATATTTCCTGATTTTTAAGTGAAAGTTGTCTTAAAGCAAAGCAGAAAACACCAACGGCATTTAAAAAGGGCACTACCTGTTAAGTAATTATTAGTTCGGTGAACAGCAAAGTTGCCCTACTGAGTCTTTAACAGCTTGCCTcacttctctgatcttccaacagtaTAGCAACGGGTTTAATGATGAGTTTAGGAAAACTAAGGTTACTACAAACTGCCTGCTAAAGGAAATCGATAAGGTCACATCTGTTTCATGTGTAACAGCTTCCATTATTACAAACGGCAGATAACAAACCACTGATGTTACAGTAACCCACAATGCATTGGACACTGCTCTTTTGTATCGAGTCATGTTCATTATTTGGTTCAGTTGGCCTTGAGAAAGATGATCTTGGACTTGAACTTGGTTATGACGgagagtgaagaaaatttttgtgtaggAGAAAATTAAGGTGAATAGACATAACGTTAAAGTTACGTAGACGAACACTGTATGTATAAGAGGATTTCCAAAGAAACTTAACGTGCCGACTAATGAATAAACCCAAAAAGCAATTAAAAAAGCTAATGTTCTCCTGAAAGTTACAACGTGTCTATATCTTAGCCCCAACAAcagggcgagaagtctgtccacgcttattgcagtcatTGTTAGTAAAGATATTGAACAAAAAATACCGCTAGTGATAAAACTTATCTGTTGCATGTAAACACAAATGTCGTTCAACACAGACATGGAATATGCGACATTTAAAGGCTCCgcaatgataccaacacagagatcagttatcgctaggttacgatacaggagtttggacggcggatgaagtgaagcTTCCTTGTGTAAAGCAACTAGGATCAGCGTGTTCCCTAGAAATGCAGTTACTGACACCAAAACATTGACTGCCGAAAGAAAGATAACCTCCTCCTTTTGGTACCATTTCACATTCCTCGCGCAAAAACTTTCTATGACCggttttaatttttcagcttcAGTTAGATTTGTTGATGCCATGTCTTCGCGAGTAAACATCACGTTCGCTTGTTGAAAGACCTCAAACAGATGGCAAAAAAACACTGAGCTATTCTGTTGAAGCAAACACCGCCGTTGGGCTACGAGGCAACTGCATTATTAAAAATGCAAATCCCTTCTTTCTGCAAGGATCCAATTGCTTCCAACTAAAGGATTTTGTATCATATCGTTAACCAGGTGCAAATCACTTCTTAGTTAGCATAATTAGAAGAACGTTAATTTCAGCATCCTGTCTTATCATAAAACCGATTCGTAGACGTCCGTTTTAAAATAGTCTCCCTCCTTTTCTTATTTCAGTGTTGTTTTCAACttcaacaaattttaatttgcacTGCCATCTTCCGTCTCTGTAAAAATGTCCTTTtctattttaattattaatatatgATAACTCTTGCGTTTTGATAAGCTGAGGGTTTGTTGAGTTTATCCCAAATAAGAGTGAAAAGTGACATTTGTAGCGTAATTTCCTGAAATTTGGAGAGGTAACAAAGTTAAAAGCACTTGAGTTTCGTTGGCTAAACAAATCACGATTGGACTagaatcaattttttttcctgacaaCGATTTGCAATATGAAAATATTCTGGAAAATTagcttttattgttatttacttAGGATTGACATTGCGCCAGCATTTAAGGGCTTTAttaaaaggctaaaataaaaaacaacccTTAAAGAGCAAGCacggaaacaaaaacaaaaaacaccgAACTCGAAGAGAAAAAGGAGTTTGCCCCAGTAACGAGATGCGAtggtttctttttcatttccattAACTTTGTTTGGGCTGAAACCCGGGAGTCAATCTgagtaaatattgtttttaatacaATTTGGCAGCTGCTTGGCATTTTGTGAAAGTGATTCTAACCTATACTGTAAACGTTTCAATGCACTACTATTTTATCCCTTAACGTCTTTAACCTAAAAACACTGAataaaaccttttaaaaatttgacgtgaaacaataacaacaacaacaacaagaaattaAAGTTTGCTTATAAAAAGCCTGTACGTTACGCGTGCTAGTGAGGTATTAAAATAGCAATCCTTCacgaacaaaatacaaaaatctaATGAGAAGTAAGTTTGTTAGTTGTCAGTTTCTGCCACTGTAGTCCGCCGTTGCAAGTAGCCTTCGCCATTGACCTCAACGTTTTTTGCAACACAGTGGCAGCGTTTTAATGACTCTGTCTAAGTCGTCCCTCCATCTCGTCCTTGGTCTTCTTCGGTTTCTTGTGTGTCCCTGCAGGGGCGTCTAGAACGTAACGCGGATTGTTCcacgattgtcactgttcttCTCGCCTCATGACCAGCTCAATTTAAGATGTGATAAATGAACTGATAAAAGTTTCACATAAATTTACCGAACAAATTATAGTAACATGACATAAAGCACAAAACAGCGTTGCTCACCCGTTCTGGTgatgtaaaaaacaacaacaaaaaccaaaacaacatcaacaacaacaaaacaataaataatccAAAGCAATAAAAAAACGAACCTCCAGCTAAACATATTTCTTTTTGGTGTAATCACGTTGCtctgtttgtaaaaaaaaaaatttataccTGCATGACTTTTAAATACTACCTCCACTGAATGCATGAATGATAACTCTCGCAAACTATCATACCTTAAAACAAAAGCGATTAACGTGATTCGAAGGACCCTGACGCCTGGTTGATTAATTGGTACAACTTGCTACTCACAAATCTATTCGACTTTCTCTTCAAAGCACGTTTGTGTTCTTTGACATcctatcaaaaataaaatatttattttatttttcagtaaagGCTGTCTTACAACAAAGCAGAAATTACCTACGATATTTAGAAAGGTTATGTCCATCTGTTCGGTGAACAGCAGAGATGCCTTAATGTATCTTTCACAGCTTGCCTTACTTCTCTAATCTTCCAGCAGTAAAGCAACGGGTTTAAAGATGAGTTCAAGTAAACTAAGGTTATCACAAAATGCTCTGTAAGGTGAATCGATAAAGTCATCTCTTCTTGAAGTATAACAGTTTCTGCTACACCATacggcagataacaaacaacCGCTGTTGTAGTTACCCACAACGCACTGGACACTGCTCTTTTGTATCGAGCCATATTCATTATTTGGGTGGGTTGTCCTTGAGACAGATGATCCTGTACTTGAACCTGGTTATGACGgagagtgaagaaaatttttgtgtatgATAATATTAAGGTGACTAGACACAAGAATAAAGTTACGCAGGTGAACCATAGCAGCTTCTGAACATGTATAAGAGGATTTCCAAAGGAACTTAATGTTGTCCCACCTGAATAAATCCAAAAACCAATCAAAAAAGCCAATATTCTCTGAAGAGTTACAACTTGTCT from Porites lutea chromosome 6, jaPorLute2.1, whole genome shotgun sequence includes the following:
- the LOC140940218 gene encoding melanocortin receptor 5-like, with the translated sequence MTSTNLTEGEKLKPATKRFCSTELNRNLHEELIFASAMQSFLSVTAFLGNTLILVALHKETSLHPPSKLLYRNLAITDLCVGIIAEPLSIAYYISVLNERGDICVYTYQISFIASNIFCSVSLLTLTAISVDRLLALMLGLRYRQVVTLQRILAFLIGFWIYSGGTTLSSFGNPLIHVQKLLWFTCVTLFLCLVTLILSYTKIFFTLRHNQVQVQDHLSQGQPTQIMNMARYKRAVSSALWVTTTAVVCYLPYGVAETVILQEEMTLSIHLTEHFVITLVYLNSSLNPLLYCWKIREVRQAVKDTLRHLCCSPNRWT